From the Streptococcus sanguinis genome, the window TTATGTCATCCAGATGTGTCTGATTATTTTTGCGGCCTATCTGATCTTTGGTTTTGTCTTTTACGGGATAAAATCCATCTCTTTCTCAAAGAAGAAGACTTCTTAGAGGCATGTACTAGTAGATGAAAAACAGATTTTATCTGTTTTTTATTTTGGTTTCTATTTTTTCTTGCTAATATCAGATTTGTGTGATATAGTTAACTAGTTAATAATTAACCGGTTAAACAAAAAAGGAGGAAAGAATGAAACACAATCAGAAACTGTTAGGACTAGCAGGGATCATTCTAGCTTGTAATCTTTGCTTGGCTGCTTGTCAATCTCAGACATCTCAACAGGAAAGCAGTCAAGAGAAGGTGAAGACCAAGCAAGAAGTGAAGAAGAAAAGTAAGGGGGCCAAAAAAGGACAGGTTCCTGGAATTGATAAGCCGACGGATGATGGTTTTCTCTTCAAAAGCGAGTCTCAAATTAAAGCTAGAACTAGTGAAGGTTTGATTTTAGAGCATGATGGCCATACGCACTTTATTTTTTATTCTGATCTAAAGAATAGTAAATGGGCCTATCTGATACCAAAAGATGGGCAAGTGCCTGCAGGATCGCCTCAGCTGGCAAATCAAATGAGCACTGCTGATGATGGCTATGTTTTTAATCCTAGAGACATTGTATCAGAAGACCAATACGGCTATGTTGTGCGTCACGGGGATCATTTCCATTACATTTTGAAACAGTCTGTGGGTAATCTTGCACAAGCACCGACCTATCGTCCAACGCCGTCTAGAAATCCTAGCGGACATGTTTATCAGCCAACACCTACGCCATCTCTTCCCCAGCAGCAAGGGACAACTAAACGCCAGTTTGCTGGGATTGATTATCCTACAAGTGATGGATTCTTATTTAGAGGCACAGGGGTAACAGGCAAGTTAGCTACTGGCTTGCTGGCAGATCATAATGGTCATACTCATTTCATCCCATATGAGCAGCTGATTGCTTCACCTTGGGAGTCATTGATTCCAGCGGAACATAAGAAAGCTGCTGAAGATGCCTACTATGGCCGGCAAGGGCAAGCACAGCCTTCACCAGAACCGTCGCCAGCTCCAGCACCAGCTCCTACACCTGAGCCTGTGCCAAGTCCATCAGACGAGGAAGAAGAAATTGCCAAGAAAAAGGCCTATTTGGCTCAGCAATTAGGAATTAATGAAAGTCTGATTCAGGTGAGCGATACAGATAAAGGAAAGGTATTTATCTATCCGCATGGCGACCACAGCCATTCGACCTTGATTAGTGAGATTGATACGACCAAGCCTTTTGATCCTCATGGAAATCCACATGCTCATGACGCAGTCGGTATGGCAACCTTGAAAGCTCTAGGATTCGATGATGAAATCATTGAAGATATTTTACATGCTACGGCGGACAGCCCATTCCCATCAGATGAGACGGATACGGAAAAGATGAAAGCCTGGCTGGCAACTGTGAAGTATCTAAATATCGGCCAGCGCAAAGACCCTTTGCAGCGAAAAGGCTTGGAACTAATGCCAAATATTGAAGTTCTGGGGATTGGCTTTACTCCGATAAAGGACATCAGACCAGTGCTGCAATTAAAACATTTGAAACAGCTGTGGATGACAAAGACAGGCGTTACCAACTATGATTTCTTAAAAGAAATTCCGACCTTGGAAGGCTTGGACATTTCCCAGAATGGCATCACTGATTTATCTTTCTTGAAGGATTATCCAAACCTCAAAACAGTGGCAGCAGCGGGGAATGACCTTACCGATATTACACCTTTGGAGAAGCTGAAAAATCTGGAGTCATTGAACCTTGACTACAACAATATCTCAGATATTTCTGCTTTGACCAAGCTTCCAAAATTAAAAGCTGTAAGTTTAGAGCACAATCAACTGCAAGATGTTTCTGCTCTGAGCCAAAAAGAAGATTTAACAAGGCTTTTCTTATCCAACAATCCAAACTTAAATCTCAATACCCTCAAAGATTCCCATCTGGAAGAATTAACAGCTGACAATTCCAATGTTGAGAACTTGAACTTCCTGAAA encodes:
- a CDS encoding pneumococcal-type histidine triad protein, giving the protein MKHNQKLLGLAGIILACNLCLAACQSQTSQQESSQEKVKTKQEVKKKSKGAKKGQVPGIDKPTDDGFLFKSESQIKARTSEGLILEHDGHTHFIFYSDLKNSKWAYLIPKDGQVPAGSPQLANQMSTADDGYVFNPRDIVSEDQYGYVVRHGDHFHYILKQSVGNLAQAPTYRPTPSRNPSGHVYQPTPTPSLPQQQGTTKRQFAGIDYPTSDGFLFRGTGVTGKLATGLLADHNGHTHFIPYEQLIASPWESLIPAEHKKAAEDAYYGRQGQAQPSPEPSPAPAPAPTPEPVPSPSDEEEEIAKKKAYLAQQLGINESLIQVSDTDKGKVFIYPHGDHSHSTLISEIDTTKPFDPHGNPHAHDAVGMATLKALGFDDEIIEDILHATADSPFPSDETDTEKMKAWLATVKYLNIGQRKDPLQRKGLELMPNIEVLGIGFTPIKDIRPVLQLKHLKQLWMTKTGVTNYDFLKEIPTLEGLDISQNGITDLSFLKDYPNLKTVAAAGNDLTDITPLEKLKNLESLNLDYNNISDISALTKLPKLKAVSLEHNQLQDVSALSQKEDLTRLFLSNNPNLNLNTLKDSHLEELTADNSNVENLNFLKSNPNLTTLSLNGNRLTSLAGVEAAKNLVTLSASQNKITSLDIPAAQSSLKNLNLGENELKNLEGINQFRSLDNLAVNKNKITTLALQEPNKTVTYINVSDNHIPKAELELNENKIPKSLAQHFPGVQGGSIDNNKPADAKEEKKEEPKQSEPNKADVQGKPASDKPAPAEASNQGASNDNEHPAGTPEADLNERTVDSENSSKPSSEEVPTAENPELKDELAQAENKENQKDPKDKEQEEKEANH